The Alphaproteobacteria bacterium CG11_big_fil_rev_8_21_14_0_20_39_49 region GGGTATTTAAAATGAGATTTATGAAAATAGCGGCGATAGTTTCGTTCGCATCGGTTATACCGGCTACGGGTGCATTTGCGGATAATTCTTTATATGTGCTGGCTGCTCGTCAGGGTGATTTAAATAAGACTATGAGCCGTATCTCCGATATGGTAGCTAACGTTAATACAACCGCATTTAAGACCGAGTCGGACGTTTACGACGAGCTTGGCGAAAGAATGGACGATCGCTCCCACATATCATTTGGGACGATATCCACTTCAAAACGTGATTACTCACAAGGCAACCTGATAGCAACTAAAAGGCAGCTTGATATTGCCATAAACGGTCCGGGGTTCATTATGGTGGACACTCCCCGTGGTATCCGATTTACCAGAGGAGGTAATCTGGCGGTTAACTCTGAAGGCTCGATTGTTACTAAAGAGGGCTATCCTTTGTTAGGACCGGGCGGCGGTACGGTTGAGCTAACCGAGGAAGATATAAATATTATAATAAGAGAAGACGGTCTGGTATCGGCAGGAGTCGAAGAGCGAGGTCAGATAGGAATATTCGAGTTTGCAAATTATCAGGCTTTGGTAAGGGAAGGGCAGGGATTCTATAAAACCGACCAAGTGCCTATACCAAGTGAAGCATCAAAGGTTGTGCAGGGCATGATAGAGGCTTCAAATGTTAACTCGGTACGTGCAATGACGGATTTAATAGAAGTGTCACGTAATATTGAGACGGTAAAGATGCTTCAAAGGGATATCCACGATATCAAACTAAATTCAATAAAAACGTTAACAAGGCAATAAGGGAGTAAGATAATGCAATCACTACACACAGCAGCAACCGGAATGCAGGCGGCAACAACCAATATAGATGTTATTGCCAACAACCTTGCCAACCAAAATACAACCGCATATAAGCGTAAAAGGGCTGAGTTTCAGGACTTGCTTTATGTTCATGATAAAAGAGTGGGTACTCAAACATCAGATGCGGGAACAATCCGTCCTACGGGAATACAGATAGGATTGGGTGTGTCAACTGCTGCGGTATATTCCATTGCCGAACAAGGAGCTTTTGAACAGACGAGCAACCCTTTTGATTTAGCGATAAACGGAAAAGGATATTTCAGGGTTACTTTACCAGATGGAACGGAGGCATATACAAGAGCCGGTGCTTTTCAGGTAAACGGTGATGGTGAGATAGTTACGGCGGACGGATATACCGTTTCACCCGGAATAACGATACCTGATAATTCAAGCAGTGTTACCGTCAATAATAGCGGTGAGGTTATAGTTACGATTGCCGGACAGACTGCTCCGTCAAATCAGGGGCAGTTCGAACTGGTCAGGTTCATCAATGAAGCCGGACTTGAATCTGTGGGGCAAAATTTGATGATTGAAACCGAGGCCTCCGGCCCTCCTACGGACGGAACGCCTAATGAGGACGGCTTCGGGGCTATAACACAAGGGTGGCTGGAAGGTTCGAATGTGATTCCTGTTACCGAACTTACAAATATGATAAAGGCTCAACGTGCCTTTGAAATGAATATCAAGGTTATGGAAGCTACCGATGAGAGTATGCAAACATTAAACCAAGCAGCGTAAGTAAACTACCCCGCAGCAAGCTACGGGGAATATGGTTTAGTTGCAAGTAGCGAGTTGCAAGTGATGCCTGACTTAAGATGCAACTTACAACTTGCAACTTAAATTATACGAAGCAAGCTTCGAGGAATGAAAACTGAAAGAGATTAAATATAAATAAAGGAGTAGAGGGCGGAAATGTTTAAACGTTTGGTTATATTTTCAATTGTTATATTGTTCGGAGTGCCTTTT contains the following coding sequences:
- the flgG gene encoding flagellar basal-body rod protein FlgG gives rise to the protein MQSLHTAATGMQAATTNIDVIANNLANQNTTAYKRKRAEFQDLLYVHDKRVGTQTSDAGTIRPTGIQIGLGVSTAAVYSIAEQGAFEQTSNPFDLAINGKGYFRVTLPDGTEAYTRAGAFQVNGDGEIVTADGYTVSPGITIPDNSSSVTVNNSGEVIVTIAGQTAPSNQGQFELVRFINEAGLESVGQNLMIETEASGPPTDGTPNEDGFGAITQGWLEGSNVIPVTELTNMIKAQRAFEMNIKVMEATDESMQTLNQAA